A portion of the Cervus elaphus chromosome X, mCerEla1.1, whole genome shotgun sequence genome contains these proteins:
- the LOC122689891 gene encoding actin-related protein 2/3 complex subunit 1A-like — MSLHQFLLEPITCHAWNRDRTQIALSPNNHEVHIYKKNRGQWVKAHELKEHNGHITGIDWARKSDRIVTWGADHNAYVWSQKDGVWKPTLVILRINQVATFVKWSPLENKVAVGSGAQLISVCYFESENDWWASKHIKKPICSTVLSLDWHPNNVLLAAGSCDFKCRVFSAYIKEVDEKPASTPWGSKMPFGQLMSEFGGRGTSGWVHRVSFSASDSRLAWVSHDSTVSVADASKSVQVSTLKTEFLPLLSVSFVSENSVVAAGHDCCPMLFNYDDRGCLTFVSKLDIPKESIQRNMSAMARFRNMDKRATTEDRNTALETLDQNSITQVSIYEVDKQDCRKFCTTGIDGAIWDFKTLESSIQGLRIM, encoded by the coding sequence ATGTCCCTGCATCAGTTTTTATTGGAGCCAATCACCTGTCATGCCTGGAACAGGGATCGTACCCAGATCGCCCTTAGCCCCAATAATCATGAAGTCCACATCTATAAGAAGAACAGGGGTCAGTGGGTGAAAGCTCATGAACTCAAGGAACACAATGGACACATCACAGGTATCGACTGGGCTCGCAAGAGTGACCGCATCGTCACTTGGGGGGCTGACCACAATGCCTACGTCTGGAGTCAGAAGGATGGTGTCTGGAAGCCAACCCTGGTGATCCTGAGAATTAACCAGGTGGCCACTTTCGTCAAGTGGTCCCCGCTAGAGAACAAGGTTGCTGTGGGTAGCGGAGCACAACTCATCTCCGTCTGTTACTTCGAGTCTGAAAATGACTGGTGGGCGAGCAAGCACATTAAAAAGCCCATCTGCTCCACGGTCCTCAGCTTGGATTGGCATCCCAACAACGTCTTGCTGGCCGCGGGATCCTGCGACTTCAAATGCAGAGTGTTTTCTGCCTACATTAAAGAAGTGGATGAGAAGCCAGCCAGCACGCCCTGGGGCAGCAAGATGCCTTTCGGTCAGCTGATGTCCGAGTTCGGTGGCAGAGGCACCAGCGGCTGGGTGCACAGGGTCAGCTTCTCGGCCAGTGACAGCCGCCTGGCCTGGGTCAGCCACGACAGCACCGTGTCTGTTGCCGATGCCTCAAAAAGCGTGCAGGTCTCAACTCTGAAGACGGAATTCCTGCCCCTCCTGAGTGTGTCATTCGTCTCAGAGAACAGCGTCGTGGCTGCTGGCCACGATTGCTGCCCCATGCTCTTTAACTACGACGACCGCGGCTGCTTGACCTTTGTCTCCAAGCTGGACATCCCTAAAGAGAGCATCCAACGCAACATGTCGGCCATGGCGCGCTTCCGCAACATGGACAAGCGGGCCACGACCGAGGACCGCAACACGGCGCTGGAGACGCTGGACCAGAACAGCATCACCCAAGTGTCTATTTATGAGGTGGACAAGCAAGATTGTCGCAAATTTTGCACTACCGGCATCGACGGAGCCATTTGGGATTTCAAGACCTTAGAGTCTTCCATCCAGGGTCTTCGGATAATGTGA